DNA from Candidatus Binataceae bacterium:
CATCGCATTGTCCAGCGCCGCCTTGGCCGTGAGAACCGCGTTGCGCTCGGCGAGGAGCTGGGTTTCGGCGCGCGCGAACTGCGCCTCGGCGGTATAGACGTCGATCTGCGGAGCCAGCGCGGCCGCCGCCCTGACCTTCGCTTCGTGCACCTGTTCCTGGCGCTGGGTGATCGCTTCTTCGTAAACGGTGACCAGTTGCCGGGCCGCGAGCAGCGCAAAATAGCGCTGCGAGGTTTCAAAAATCAGGTCAAGCTCGGTGAGCTTGAGTTGGGCAGCGGCGGCGTCTGCTTGCGCGCGGCGCTCGGTTACGAAGCCCCGTACGCGGCCGAAATCGAACAGGTATTGCGAGGCGCCGATCGCGCCCAGATAGTTGTTTTCGAGCGACCAGGCCTGCGGCTCGCCGGCTGCGCCGTTGTGGCGCGGGATGAAGCCGGGGTTGAGGTAGCCGGCCTCTCCGATGCCGTTCTGGGTCGCGCCGAGGTAGCTGGCGGCGCCGTAGAGTTGGGGCAGCATCGCTGACTTCGCCTCGCCGACCTGCTCCTCGGCCGCACCCGCCTCTGAGCTCGCGACCATGCGCCGTGGATGGTTTTCCAGAGTGAAGCCGATAGCCTCGCCCAGCGTGAGACGCTGGCCCGGCGTGGGCATCGAAAGTGCCCACAACGTGGGCGTCGGTGCGAGGACCAGGCAAGACAGCGCGACGGCGAGGGCGCGCCCAGGCGTGATCAGCATAGTCTTTCCCTCCGCTCAGTTGCGGTTTGCTTTGACCAGTTCGGGTTGGAATCCCAGTTGGTAGTGATTGTCGAGCACCGTGCGCACCTGCTCGCCGCTGCTGAGCGCCGCGGTGAGCGAGCGCACCACTTTCTCGCTGCCGCTAAGCCCCGAGGTGATCTCCATGTAGATGCCGGTGTTGATCCCGATGGTCACCGGGACCTCCTCGAGCCGGCCGCCGCGCGCGACCAGGACGAAATGGCCGCCGTTCGGGCTGTCGGCGACGGCGCTGTCAGGCAGCTTGATCGCGTCGCCGTGGCGCTCGAGTTCGAGCGTGGCGTTGGCATACATGCCGGGGTAGATTTCTCGTCGCGAGTTGTCGAGGTCGATCTCGGTGAGCATCGTGCGCGTGGAGAAGTCCAGCGAATGGGCGAAGCGTGCGACGCTGGCCATGTAGGTGTGTCCGGGCAGCTCGCGAAACTCAAGCCGCACCGGCATCCCCACCCGCACGTAGCCGACCGCATCCTGCGGAACGTAAACGTACACCCGCAGCTTCGAGATGTCGGCCACGCTCACCACCGGCGCCGCGCTCCCGCCCGCGTTCGCCGTGCCTTCCATCGGCGCCGTTGCGCTGTCCTGGCCGCCGGCCCTGATTAGCGCGCCGGGATCGACGAAGCGCTCGGTCACGATCCCGTCGAAGGGCGCCACGATTTGCGTATACGCGACCATCGCCGCAAGCTCATTGTACTCGGCCTGCGCCTGCTGGAACTTGCTGAAGGCCATATCGACGTCCTGGCGCGCGACGAGCCGCGGATCCTCCTTCCACACCTTGTCGAGCCGATCGTAGGTGAGCCGCTGGATCTCCAGGTTCGAGCGCGCGCGGTCCAGCCGCTGGCGCAACTCG
Protein-coding regions in this window:
- a CDS encoding TolC family protein — encoded protein: MLITPGRALAVALSCLVLAPTPTLWALSMPTPGQRLTLGEAIGFTLENHPRRMVASSEAGAAEEQVGEAKSAMLPQLYGAASYLGATQNGIGEAGYLNPGFIPRHNGAAGEPQAWSLENNYLGAIGASQYLFDFGRVRGFVTERRAQADAAAAQLKLTELDLIFETSQRYFALLAARQLVTVYEEAITQRQEQVHEAKVRAAAALAPQIDVYTAEAQFARAETQLLAERNAVLTAKAALDNAMGLGAEAPDYELSQTLSSTEIVGTAEVYVGAAMKLRPDLLALEDQARAAGARISEYRSDLFPTVNAAASYNAVGTGLPAVNNYNIGLVISWPIFNGLLTTHQMEEARLRRDAIEHSIADLRQRILLEVKTAFLDWQNAHQEIQEALVTLDASRVELTLARKRYAAGLGNIIELTDAERDFIQDKAGYVNTLYAFAVAKAGLERAAGQSLEGR
- a CDS encoding efflux RND transporter periplasmic adaptor subunit, producing MNRSRAMTTTAAILLAGAALLAGCHHEDAEAPAAAPQVVVIRPQRGEAIRSITLPGDAVGYYQSALYAKVTGYLKDIQVDKGDPVKKGEVLANIEVPELRQRLDRARSNLEIQRLTYDRLDKVWKEDPRLVARQDVDMAFSKFQQAQAEYNELAAMVAYTQIVAPFDGIVTERFVDPGALIRAGGQDSATAPMEGTANAGGSAAPVVSVADISKLRVYVYVPQDAVGYVRVGMPVRLEFRELPGHTYMASVARFAHSLDFSTRTMLTEIDLDNSRREIYPGMYANATLELERHGDAIKLPDSAVADSPNGGHFVLVARGGRLEEVPVTIGINTGIYMEITSGLSGSEKVVRSLTAALSSGEQVRTVLDNHYQLGFQPELVKANRN